The nucleotide sequence GTGGCTGTCACCATGGTAATCTGGGCGCTCACTCTGTCCATGTCCGTGCCGTACCTCTTGGAGACGGGCATCCAGGTGGACGACGGAAACGTGTCGCGCTGCTTTGAGGGCTACCACAACAAGACTGACGACGAGAAGCGGACTGTGGCCACCACCCACCTCATCATCGTGGGGTGCTTCGTCTTGGTCTTCTTCCTCGTAGTAGTCTGTAACCTGCTCATCGCCCGTGCCCTGCTCACACAGTCCCCTACCCAGACTCGGGGCTCCAGTTCATCYCAGCTCCGGGGGGTTAAGGGCCAGGCCCTGCATATGCTGTGTGCCGTGGTGGGGGTGTTCGTGGTGTGCTTCCTCCCCCACCACGTGGTCCAGGGCCCCTGGACTCTGGCTGTACTGGAGATCAAGGAGGGCTGGGGCAGAATGGACTGGGGCCAGCGGACCAGGCAGTGGCTTAACGATGCCCACCAGGTCACCTTGATGCTGATGGGGCTCAACTGCCTCCTGGACCCTGTAGTGTACTGCTTCGCCACCAGGAAGTTCCGCCTCTACATCAAGGACCATCTGAAAAAggtggggagggggaaaggaTGCTCGGAAACAGCCATCACACACATTTCTATGGTGGAGTGCAAGAATGTGAGCCAGCGGCTCCATAGCGAACAGAAGCAGCTCAAGGTTTAAATCTCTAGATGACATTGTATTGTAGATATTGTGTCTAATGCTAATGCTGACTGTTGTTAGTGACCACATCCTCAGGATGCTTCATTCCATCACACCCACACCTAACAAGGCACACACAGTGCAGAACATGCACTCTGCTATGTAGCCTCATGTTCATTCAGACACATTCACATGAACAGATGCACCACCACACAGCCCCACCCAGAGTATGGTTCCCCTCTAGATGTCTTCCCTGTAGGGATTTGTCTTGGCCACTGTGCCAGCTATAATCAGTGCTTTAAAATCTTTGGACCATTGATTCTTTGGtttcacatttcagttgtactgTACATTTTATCTCACAATGTATCTTACACTTTATAGTGACTTCAATTTCATCACATCTGTTTCTTCCTGTTCTTCTAGTGTAATCAGAGGAGTGTAATCAGAGAAGAAAAGCAGACGTTTTATAGGGAACAGGAGCTTCTATAAAGGATTGCAAAATAGCTCTACAAACTCAGTCCCAAGCCACTAGACTAGATGCTTAGATAAAATGgatatcaaattacattttaaatatcacatgcgccaaatacaacagtgaattgcttacttacaagcccttaaccaacaatattCCTATCACTGTTGGAGCCTTCTAAATTGGGTGCTGAACAATAGCTGGTCGTGAGCTAGGAATAAAAAAATCCTTGGTCTTGAGCAACTAATATGGACATATATTCACACGTAAAAATAAGGTTTTCAGGATGCTGGCTGTCCGTAAAGTTAAAGCATTTTGTGATAAGCTAACCTTTGAAATGAAGTGAAACTGTAATTGCCAAACGAGCTATGCAGGATGTGTTGATTTTAGCCTACAGATTATTTTAGCCTACTCTCACGTGGTACGATGTGGAATTGTGTACCTTTTGCAATTTTTGTAAGATTGCAAAAGAAATACTGTGAGGCAAGAAGTACTTTCGGTCACACTTTCTTTGGACAGTCTGGATAACCCATCTAGAGATTCTGTACATACTATGAATAAGTTATCTGTTGATAAGAAattgcttgctaaggttacgctTATGGTTAGAATAAGTGTTAgcttaagggttaaggttaggataagggttatgtttaagattagggttaagtgctagTGGATAGTTGAAATGTTAGTGATATTATTGTTACAGCTACTTATTGCACAGAATGAGGGAATAATAAGCTTCACTGCCCTTTTTAAGAGGCTGGTAACCATGTGRTGAACTTGATGACTTCTCAACTGCCAGCTACTGAAGTATTAACAGAGACGTGTGGGTTATGAAGTTAATAGACCTCTGTTATAAATGTTGCAGTAACTGTAACTCTGTGTATGTGATGCATTTAAAACATATTGTGTAATACGCTGTACGTGCCTTCTATCAATGTAAAATATGAACTAACAGAAATATACTACCGGTTCAAATCGGAGTttcgggtcacttagaaatgtccttgttttgaaagaaaagctcatttttaatcattaaaatgacatcaaagttGATTAGAAATgcagtttagacattgttaatgttgtaa is from Salvelinus sp. IW2-2015 linkage group LG9, ASM291031v2, whole genome shotgun sequence and encodes:
- the LOC111968927 gene encoding platelet-activating factor receptor — its product is MELLALAEPTVESTMEMEEDMTVNTTVKQSTVDKITFLDSEFRYTLFPVFYGVVFALGLIANSYVLFVLQRLRHAKAMSEIRIYMANLTVADLLFVCALPFWIGYYHHRGDWRYGDFLCRVTGAFFFINTYCSILFLAAISVNRYWAITRPLDAASSDHWRRGVAVTMVIWALTLSMSVPYLLETGIQVDDGNVSRCFEGYHNKTDDEKRTVATTHLIIVGCFVLVFFLVVVCNLLIARALLTQSPTQTRGSSSSQLRGVKGQALHMLCAVVGVFVVCFLPHHVVQGPWTLAVLEIKEGWGRMDWGQRTRQWLNDAHQVTLMLMGLNCLLDPVVYCFATRKFRLYIKDHLKKVGRGKGCSETAITHISMVECKNVSQRLHSEQKQLKV